A window of the Sabethes cyaneus chromosome 1, idSabCyanKW18_F2, whole genome shotgun sequence genome harbors these coding sequences:
- the LOC128732434 gene encoding titin, translating to MISRSSSLKGLESIATCLIAVAILVGTSQVNAAPMYESDQTDLENSGEAMGCYYNYHPYSEGDRIMTKEPCLNCTCHDRMLMCYLRVCPFTKAIGQNCTMEKREDQCCPVIKCPEVEVVVDHQTTPSTAVAAPDQFGCMIDNRFYPDGAQVPSNPHKPCELCYCIHNMTTCVMQECTLHIDGCQPVYNRGVCCPVRYDCDHERETPLEIEDEMTTTVRPTPGFILPTTMPPATTTDCIHNGEVYADGAMINTDKPCEHCYCMRGDIVCAVQECGTPLENEGKNCKPIPPAPDQCCPDTYMCDGGMDATTILSDEQLLEEAVTTARPAPAVSSDESTKPEDEEDVQQQHVPHEGVMVDDKSESEEDDFAPEPIAHDVQTADESEEEPQAPVKPEADERPTATTSQPSAAADEKEFTTVAAAQDEKQPEAPIEPVVASDDEKPEEPQLTTVAPSVEADAVPEQEEPIVSHDVPEEPFTTESPSEPEKDLIAPTAASDEESPAAFTTIAPKEAEAEAPEATTTFAFTASDEDIGQTTESRTYLPPLHDSETTTTRVAADEEATTPVPAPAADELPEIEPEQPELPAESDQPEAPVTTVRPLESTTYAKEPAHKFEDHVPEQDFIDLPPAVVVTELPPIPSSEAPTTARLPEMPEEEVQTSYPLEADSHVLDDASSSTAAAPAAEEPQEQPEKIQPDLDEPVEMNTVIPSEDETKKPASKPVADETTLEPMFPEAIPGEGDCLVDGKTYKNAASIPAHNKCQVACTCSNSVVRCEMVPCASAPSKDCAPVPAAPGECCPTYKCNAVEQLDSTSESDSSEEPQVLEDAKQPQPTESSSTESSSSSSSSSADETEESKEEDDEQSESDSTSDDESEEDDESNQIEDQATVTTKRPVATSTVKIEQDETSESESSSESDEAESGEGQKPVPVPVTTAAPAAAVEQPEATTPAKVSDAEEEQDKVTTAAPVATADEVAPTEKQPALDEQQHVEPVEADQEEDQPAAPATTAAPLAAAEEVLTTAAPVADEEKPESAVVPEVSDEVAKPELPTEEKDEEPAQPEEATTVRIAADEKEPEPVEPERDQEPVAPVEHDEPSDEDEIQEVQATTARVQEPAAAEAATTLAAQLDEEEVAATTAKAEEPSAPSVSADLPVAAQDEEEKEEEISPATTAQPAAAAPAETEEISPAEQDQPEKAEESPATTAQPAAAVPSEAEETEEVSPAEQDQPEKAEEAPATTAQPAAAVPSEAEEPEEVSPAEQDQPEKAEESPATTVQPAAAAAPSEAEESEEVSPAEQDAIPEEAPATTAQPSVADEVAPAEKDEETPEAPAPAEHDLPEQPEPEAPVTAAPAEEPAATVASDDHIIHFPQEDTQFEPAAPEHPKPAVSADEEKEQQPEHDDSIHFPDESEEEEDELPIHKPAVEHDHIPGHVHEEEEPEEPKVTTSKPAAADEEEAATTVKAEPSADEQPTIVEEEVEAEKPAEDLPATTPAAAAEPERDEAQEEAQPTTGAPASHDEAPEMPAEEIHPQMPLEADDQIKEHDEAPATTTVKAELAPSADEEEEKPAVQPAVVPAEDENVSAEEDQEHVPISHDTGAEDESESDEETPADVHEVSAPTSDEHDEEEKPAVEKEQEKPAVVSDEKPVEQAEEEEKKPVPEVPAVVSDEKPTEQEQEVEKQTEAVPAVESDQKPVGEEEETKPTEGVPAVESDHKPAAEQEEEAVKPTEAVPAVESDQKPVGEEGEEAPAVESDQKPVESDEEEEEAAKPTEAAPAVESDEKPAAEVEEETKPVETVPEADQGLDEKIDDEVKPAEVKPTEAPVAHDEEEETTAVSDEKPAEEQPTATADEEKQPALDEEEAPATTVAPVRDEVKPESDETQPPAVEEMEEVQKPAVTADEEEKTPEVAVEEEPKPAEDEEEKVATTAAPVRDMEEPAPVEDQVPVEVSEEEEKQPTTVAPAKDEEEPSSLAPAKDDEAPESDEVGQKPAEVESDEEEKAPATTQAPSKDEEEPTESAEEHKPSPAADEEEKPAEEQDEVQPTTAAPAAADASEPVEPVEEEKPEADEEELKPTEAPAKDDQETEEEKPVVKPVEPVEAEEHDEIPELDDHTEEEEDEVEKPTPTDVAAEEKPTAEPVPESDEAEKPEEKPTVQPAESDETSESDETPAKPTELPVSADETEKATEAPVTGVEEEPKPVATADEAEKPAVEPVEADEQEEVKPSTVAAPLEDEEEKPEDDGTAPVEAEAPTTAAPALDEEKKPEADEVETETPTKVADEEAPSVEADEEEKPAEATTAAAAVEPESDEAEKPTPEADDQVKPEVSADEKEEEPKVTEAPEQEPKPTAAADEVEEEKPAEQEPVPVVPTADEEEKPVSTEQAVEDKPEEEPAKVSDELPATTAVPVEQDVGKPSIVEEPTHAEEEEPQQVPVQPVEAEEEQQTPAAPVQDEVETGEQEVAAPVEHDKEEEEKKPEPVEADEEKGPELAEPVSTVAPAVAAEDEKEATETPATVEKDEPAPVPVSDAEEEAPEPTTAKAEVTEAPAQEPEAPTTSVPVKADEAEKEQEATTLAHEEEPAKETTAAPAISALETEKEEVKPAQPAQDELPKPSEEGVQKPEEEKPETPAEDEEDLQQQAKPVFDEEVFDDQDSQKPASPAAVPEDSYAPSSTKKPEPAETPEPSYGPPGTHYDAGYGHMPPHYPPGSYEYDDEEDPSAFGPGTCRYGGKLYVSAQQIPRDDPCDFCFCFRSDIICLQQSCPPPISGCHEEPISGFCCPRYECPVSMATVLNVTTSTTTTTTTLPPHFLSHAYKGAVTKRGCQIQGKAYNVGETVSSASGPCMRCTCGGDGQMKCEPKACSPEPMLQQMIAVAASRRR from the exons CACCTATGTACGAGAGCGATCAGACTGACTTAGAGAATTCTGGCGAAGCGATGGGCTGTTACTATAATTACCATCCCTACAGCGAAGGCGATCGTATTATGACGAAAGAACCCTGCCTCAACTGTACCTGTCACGATCGTATGCTAATGTGCTACCTCCGGGTGTGTCCCTTCACCAAAGCGATCGGTCAGAACTGTACGATGGAGAAGCGCGAAGATCAGTGCTGCCCGGTGATCAAATGTCCCGAAGTCGAAGTAGTGGTGGACCACCAGACGACCCCCTCGACGGCCGTGGCTGCGCCCGACCAGTTCGGTTGCATGATCGATAACCGATTCTACCCCGACGGAGCTCAA GTGCCATCAAACCCCCACAAACCTTGCGAACTGTGCTACTGCATTCATAACATGACCACTTGTGTGATGCAAGAATGTACGCTACACATCGACGGATGTCAACCAGTCTACAACCGAGGCGTTTGCTGTCCAGTGCGATACGATTGCG ATCACGAACGGGAAACTCCACTGGAAATTGAAGACGAAATGACCACTACGGTTCGCCCGACGCCTGGCTTCATCCTGCCGACTACGATGCCTCCAGCGACCACCACGGACTGTATCCACAATGGTGAAGTGTACGCCGACGGAGCGATGATCAACACCGACAAACCATGCGAACACTGCTACTGTATGCGCGGTGACATCGTCTGTGCCGTCCAGGAGTGCGGAACCCCACTGGAGAACGAAGGCAAGAACTGCAAACCAATTCCGCCAGCACCGGATCAGTGCTGCCCGGATACGTACATGTGCGACGGTGGAATGGATGCCACTACAATCCTCTCGGACGAGCAACTGCTGGAGGAAGCCGTCACCACAGCCAGACCTGCACCAGCCGTCAGCAGCGACGAAAGCACGAAACCGGAAGACGAGGAAGATGTTCAAcaacagcacgttcctcacgaaggagtcatggtcgatgacAAATCAGAAAGCGAAGAGGACGATTTTGCCCCGGAACCAATTGCTCACGATGTCCAAACTGCTGATGAATCGGAAGAAGAACCACAAGCTCCGGTGAAACCAGAAGCAGATGAAAGACCAACAGCAACTACCAGCCAACCAAGTGCAGCAGCCGATGAGAAGGAATTCACTACAGTCGCAGCCGCTCAGGACGAGAAACAACCAGAAGCTCCGATCGAACCAGTTGTCGCTTCCGACGATGAAAAACCAGAGGAACCTCAACTGACAACTGTAGCTCCCTCAGTCGAAGCGGACGCCGTACCAGAACAAGAAGAACCCATCGTCAGTCACGACGTTCCGGAGGAACCATTCACCACCGAAAGCCCATCCGAGCCAGAGAAGGACCTAATCGCACCAACCGCCGCCAGCGACGAGGAATCCCCAGCAGCGTTCACAACCATCGCACCGAAAGAAGCGGAAGCTGAAGCACCGGAAGCCACCACCACGTTCGCCTTCACCGCCAGCGATGAGGACATCGGCCAAACCACAGAAAGTCGCACATACCTACCTCCACTGCACGATTCGGAAACCACAACCACTCGAGTAGCAGCGGACGAAGAAGCTACCACCCCTGTTCCAGCTCCAGCTGCCGACGAACTCCCAGAAATCGAACCCGAACAGCCCGAACTTCCAGCCGAATCCGACCAACCGGAAGCCCCGGTCACCACGGTTAGACCACTGGAATCCACGACCTACGCCAAGGAACCAGCTCACAAGTTCGAAGACCACGTACCCGAACAGGACTTCATCGACCTCCCACCGGCCGTAGTCGTCACCGAGCTGCCACCAATTCCATCCAGCGAAGCTCCAACCACTGCTCGACTCCCGGAAATGCCCGAGGAGGAAGTCCAAACCAGTTACCCACTGGAAGCCGACTCGCACGTTCTCGACGACGCCTCAAGCTCGACCGCTGCCGCTCCTGCCGCCGAAGAACCACAGGAACAACCCGAAAAGATTCAACCCGACCTTGACGAACCAGTCGAAATGAACACCGTCATTCCGTCGGAAGACGAAACCAAGAAGCCAGCCAGCAAACCGGTGGCCGATGAAACTACACTGGAGCCAATGTTCCCCGAGGCCATCCCCGGTGAAGGTGACTGCCTGGTAGATGGCAAGACCTACAAGAACGCTGCCTCAATCCCGGCGCACAACAAGTGCCAAGTAGCCTGTACCTGCTCCAACAGTGTCGTTCGATGCGAGATGGTACCATGTGCCAGCGCTCCGTCCAAGGACTGCGCCCCAGTTCCAGCCGCTCCTGGTGAGTGCTGTCCAACGTACAAGTGCAATGCCGTTGAACAACTCGACAGTACCTCTGAATCGGACAGCTCGGAAGAACCTCAGGTTCTCGAAGACGCCAAGCAACCTCAACCAACCGAAAGCTCCTCCACGGAAAGCTCGTCATCCTCGTCCTCATCCAGTGCCGATGAGACGGAAGAATCCAAGGAAGAAGATGATGAACAATCCGAAAGCGATTCCACTTCGGACGATGAAAGCGAAGAGGATGACGAATCTAACCAGATCGAAGATCAAGCCACGGTTACGACCAAGCGCCCGGTAGCAACCTCCACCGTTAAGATCGAACAGGATGAAACCTCGGAGAGTGAATCCAGTTCCGAAAGCGATGAAGCCGAGTCTGGGGAAGGACAGAAACCAGTACCAGTACCAGTGACTACTGCTGCTCCTGCCGCTGCGGTTGAACAACCCGAAGCTACCACTCCGGCCAAGGTTTCCGATGCGGAAGAGGAACAGGATAAGGTAACAACCGCCGCTCCAGTAGCAACCGCCGACGAAGTCGCACCAACTGAAAAGCAACCAGCACTTGATGAACAGCAGCACGTTGAACCAGTGGAAGCTGACCAGGAAGAGGATCAACCAGCCGCTCCAGCAACAACCGCTGCTCCATTGGCTGCCGCAGAGGAAGTACTGACCACCGCAGCACCAGTTGCCGATGAAGAAAAGCCCGAGTCTGCCGTCGTTCCAGAAGTTAGCGACGAAGTCGCTAAACCTGAATTACCAACGGAAGAGAAGGATGAAGAACCTGCACAGCCAGAAGAAGCAACCACCGTGAGGATCGCTGCCGATGAAAAGGAACCCGAGCCGGTTGAGCCAGAACGTGACCAAGAACCGGTCGCACCAGTTGAACACGACGAACCATCCGACGAAGATGAGATCCAAGAAGTGCAGGCAACGACAGCGAGAGTACAGGAACCGGCGGCCGCTGAAGCTGCCACCACTCTAGCCGCTCAACTAGACGAAGAGGAAGTAGCCGCTACAACGGCAAAGGCCGAAGAACCCAGTGCGCCCAGTGTTTCCGCCGATCTACCTGTTGCTGCTCAGgacgaagaagaaaaggaagaaGAGATTAGTCCGGCTACCACCGCTCAACCAGCTGCTGCCGCACCTGCCGAAACCGAAGAAATCAGTCCCGCCGAGCAGGATCAACCAGAAAAGGCAGAGGAATCTCCCGCTACCACCGCCCAACCAGCAGCTGCTGTACCTTCCGAAGCCGAAGAAACTGAAGAGGTCAGTCCTGCTGAGCAGGACCAACCCGAAAAGGCAGAAGAAGCACCAGCAACTACCGCTCAACCAGCAGCCGCCGTACCTTCGGAAGCCGAAGAACCTGAAGAGGTCAGTCCTGCGGAGCAGGATCAACCAGAAAAGGCAGAAGAGTCCCCAGCTACCACAGTCCagccagctgctgctgctgccccaTCTGAAGCGGAAGAAAGCGAAGAAGTTAGTCCTGCCGAGCAGGACGCCATTCCAGAGGAAGCACCAGCTACCACTGCCCAACCGTCGGTTGCCGATGAAGTTGCACCCGCCGAGAAGGACGAGGAAACGCCGGAAGCTCCGGCTCCAGCGGAGCACGACCTACCGGAACAACCCGAACCGGAAGCCCCAGTAACCGCTGCACCTGCCGAAGAACCCGCCGCTACGGTTGCCTCTGACGATCACATCATTCACTTCCCACAGGAGGACACCCAGTTCGAACCGGCCGCGCCTGAACATCCCAAACCTGCAGTATCGGCGGACGAAGAAAAGGAACAACAACCAGAACACGACGACAGTATTCACTTCCCCGATGAATCAGAAGAAGAGGAGGATGAGTTACCAATCCACAAACCTGCAGTCGAACATGATCACATCCCGGGACACGTTCACGAAGAAGAGGAACCGGAAGAACCCAAGGTAACCACAAGCAAACCAGCAGCCGCCGACGAAGAGGAGGCCGCAACCACCGTCAAGGCCGAACCAAGTGCAGATGAACAACCAACCATCGTAGAAGAAGAAGTCGAAGCTGAGAAACCAGCGGAAGACCTACCGGCAACCACGCCAGCGGCTGCGGCGGAGCCCGAACGAGATGAAGCTCAGGAGGAAGCTCAACCCACGACCGGTGCACCAGCGAGTCACGACGAAGCGCCAGAAATGCCAGCCGAAGAGATCCATCCACAGATGCCTCTGGAAGCGGACGATCAAATTAAGGAACACGACGAAGCTCCGGCTACCACCACCGTGAAGGCTGAGCTGGCTCCGTCGGCTGACGAGGAAGAGGAAAAACCGGCTGTCCAACCTGCTGTTGTCCCTGCCGAAGACGAAAACGTAAGCGCAGAAGAGGATCAGGAACATGTACCGATTAGCCACGATACCGGAGCGGAAGATGAAAGTGAAAGTGACGAAGAAACACCAGCGGACGTGCACGAAGTATCGGCACCAACCTCGGATGAacacgacgaagaagaaaaaccaGCAGTCGAAAAGGAGCAGGAAAAACCTGCCGTTGTGAGTGATGAAAAACCAGTGGAACAGGCCGAGGAAGAGGAAAAGAAACCAGTACCGGAGGTGCCTGCAGTTGTAAGCGACGAAAAACCAACTGAACAGGAACAAGAGGTTGAGAAACAGACCGAAGCTGTTCCGGCAGTGGAGAGCGATCAGAAACCGGTGGGTGAGGAGGAAGAAACTAAACCAACTGAAGGTGTTCCAGCGGTGGAAAGTGACCATAAACCTGCTGCCGAACAGGAAGAGGAAGCTGTGAAACCAACTGAAGCAGTTCCAGCGGTGGAAAGTGATCAGAAACCGGTTGGTGAGGAAGGTGAAGAAGCTCCAGCAGTTGAAAGTGATCAAAAACCAGTTGAATCAGATGAGGAGGAGGAGGAAGCGGCGAAACCGACTGAAGCGGCTCCAGCAGTAGAAAGTGACGAGAAACCGGCTGCAGAAGTTGAAGAAGAAACGAAACCGGTTGAGACCGTTCCGGAAGCCGATCAAGGACTAGATGAAAAGATTGACGATGAAGTGAAACCAGCTGAGGTTAAACCAACTGAAGCTCCAGTCGCTCATGATGAAGAAGAGGAGACAACGGCAGTGAGTGATGAGAAGCCAGCAGAAGAACAGCCAACGGCTACTGCGGATGAAGAAAAGCAACCAGCTCTGGACGAAGAAGAAGCACCAGCGACGACCGTTGCCCCAGTAAGAGATGAGGTTAAACCAGAATCCGACGAAACTCAGCCACCAGCCGTGGAAGAAATGGAAGAAGTACAAAAACCAGCAGTAACAgccgatgaagaagaaaagaccCCGGAAGTTGCTGTGGAAGAGGAACCAAAACCTGCGGAAGACGAAGAAGAGAAGGTTGCTACCACGGCTGCTCCAGTAAGAGATATGGAAGAACCAGCTCCAGTTGAGGATCAAGTTCCGGTTGAGGTTAGCGAAGAAGAAGAGAAACAACCTACTACAGTTGCACCAGCTAAGGATGAAGAGGAACCATCTTCGTTAGCTCCTGCTAAGGATGATGAAGCCCCGGAATCTGACGAGGTTGGCCAGAAACCAGCCGAAGTCGAATCAGACGAAGAAGAGAAGGCACCCGCTACGACGCAAGCTCCATCCAAGGACGAAGAGGAACCAACTGAGTCTGCGGAAGAACACAAACCATCTCCAGCTGCCGATGAGGAAGAGAAACCTGCTGAGGAACAGGATGAAGTACAGCCCACAACCGCAGcccctgctgctgctgatgccaGTGAACCAGTTGAACCAGTGGAAGAGGAGAAGCCAGAAGCCGACGAAGAGGAGCTGAAACCTACCGAAGCACCAGCTAAGGATGATCAAGAAACCGAGGAAGAGAAACCGGTCGTCAAACCAGTCGAACCTGTGGAAGCTGAAGAACATGATGAAATTCCTGAACTGGATGATCATACGGAGGAGGAAGAGGATGAAGTCGAGAAACCCACTCCAACTGATGTTGCTGCTGAAGAGAAACCCACGGCGGAACCGGTACCTGAATCCGATGAAGCTGAAAAACCAGAAGAAAAGCCAACCGTACAACCAGCGGAAAGTGACGAGACGAGTGAGAGCGATGAGACGCCAGCAAAACCAACTGAACTTCCGGTCAGCGCAGATGAAACTGAGAAGGCAACGGAGGCTCCAGTGACGGGTGTGGAAGAGGAACCGAAACCAGTGGCAACCGCCGATGAAGCCGAGAAACCAGCTGTGGAACCAGTGGAAGCCGATGAACAAGAAGAAGTCAAGCCAAGTACCGTTGCGGCACCACTtgaagacgaagaagaaaaaccCGAGGACGACGGAACAGCTCCAGTGGAAGCAGAAGCTCCAACTACTGCTGCTCCTGCATTGGATGAAGAAAAGAAACCCGAAGCTGACGAGGTGGAAACTGAGACCCCAACGAAGGTTGCTGATGAAGAAGCACCGAGCGTGGAAGCTGACGAAGAGGAGAAACCAGCGGAAGCTACGACTGCCGCGGCAGCAGTCGAACCTGAATCCGATGAAGCGGAAAAACCAACTCCCGAAGCCGATGATCAAGTGAAACCCGAAGTCAGTGCTGATGAGAAGGAAGAAGAACCAAAGGTTACCGAGGCACCAGAGCAGGAACCCAAGCCCACAGCTGCTGCCGATGaggtagaagaagaaaaaccaGCGGAACAAGAGCCAGTGCCAGTTGTACCAACGGCCGATGAAGAGGAGAAACCAGTGAGCACCGAACAGGCTGTCGAAGATAAACCAGAAGAGGAACCTGCTAAGGTGTCGGATGAACTTCCCGCAACAACAGCCGTTCCTGTGGAACAGGACGTTGGAAAACCATCAATCGTTGAAGAACCAACTCACGCAGAGGAAGAAGAGCCACAACAGGTTCCAGTTCAACCGGTTGAGGCTGAAGAAGAGCAGCAGACCCCGGCTGCGCCAGTGCAAGACGAAGTTGAAACTGGTGAACAGGAAGTAGCTGCTCCAGTGGAGCATGACAAGgaggaagaagaaaagaaacctGAACCTGTTGAAGCCGATGAGGAGAAGGGTCCTGAACTGGCTGAGCCAGTTTCCACCGTGGCACCTGCCGTTGCTGCTGAAGACGAAAAAGAAGCCACCGAAACCCCGGCTACTGTAGAAAAAGACGAACCAGCACCAGTGCCGGTTAGCGACGCTGAAGAGGAAGCCCCTGAACCCACCACGGCCAAGGCTGAGGTAACAGAAGCACCTGCGCAGGAACCGGAAGCACCCACGACGAGTGTTCCAGTTAAAGCTGATGAAGCAGAAAAGGAACAGGAAGCTACGACACTTGCTCATGAGGAGGAACCTGCAAAGGAAACCACCGCAGCACCAGCAATTTCCGCACTTGAAACTGAAAAGGAAGAAGTCAAACCAGCGCAACCGGCTCAGGATGAGCTCCCTAAACCAAGCGAAGAAGGAGTTCAGAAACCCGAAGAGGAGAAACCTGAAACTCCAGCGGAGGATGAAGAAGACTTACAGCAACAGGCTAAGCCAGTGTTCGACGAAGAAG TATTCGATGATCAAGATAGTCAGAAACCTGCTTCACCCGCAGCAGTACCCGAAGACAGTTACGCTCCATCTAGCACTAAAAAGCCCGAACCAGCCGAAACACCCGAACCGTCGTACGGACCACCTGGTACTCACTACGATGCTGGTTACGGTCACATGCCACCGCACTATCCACCGGGATCGTACGAATACGACGACGAGGAAGACCCATCGGCATTCGGACCGGGAACGTGTCGGTACGGTGGCAAACTGTACGTCTCCGCGCAACAGATTCCACGCGACGATCCGTGCgatttctgcttctgcttccgaAGTGATATCATCTGTCTGCAGCAATCGTGCCCGCCGCCGATCAGCGGCTGCCACGAGGAACCGATCTCCGGTTTCTGCTGCCCGCGGTACGAGTGTCCGGTCTCGATGGCCACCGTGCTCAATGTGACGACCAGTACGACCACCACCACAACCACGCTACCTCCGCACTTCCTATCGCACGCGTACAAGGGCGCGGTGACGAAGCGCGGCTGCCAGATTCAGGGCAAAGCGTACAACGTCGGCGAGACGGTTTCCTCGGCCAGTGGGCCCTGCATGCGATGCAC ATGCGGCGGCGACGGTCAGATGAAGTGCGAACCGAAAGCCTGCAGTCCCGAACCGATGCTGCAGCAGATGATCGCCGTGGCAGCGTCCCGACGGAGATGA